One part of the uncultured Bacteroides sp. genome encodes these proteins:
- the floA gene encoding flotillin-like protein FloA (flotillin-like protein involved in membrane lipid rafts) yields the protein MIEPMYLTLLLVVGGLIFLVLFFHYVPFFLWLSAKVSGVNISLIQLFLMRIRNVPPYIIVPGLIEAHKAGLKGISRDELEAHYLAGGHVEKVVHALVSASKANIELPFQMATAIDLAGRDVFQAVQMSVNPKVIDTPPVTAVAKDGIQLIAKARVTVRANIRQLVGGAGEDTILARVGEGIVSSIGSSITHKSVLENPDSISKLVLSKGLDAGTAFEILSIDIADIDIGKNIGAALQMDQANADKNIAQAKAEERRAMAVASEQEMKAKAQEARAKVIEAEAEVPKAMADAFRNGNLGIMDYYKMKNIEADTSMRDNIAKPNGPTSNKSLTEE from the coding sequence ATGATTGAACCAATGTATTTAACCCTATTACTAGTGGTAGGAGGTCTCATCTTCCTGGTTCTCTTCTTTCATTATGTTCCTTTCTTCTTATGGCTATCCGCCAAAGTATCAGGAGTGAACATATCATTGATACAGTTATTTTTGATGCGCATTCGTAACGTCCCCCCCTACATCATCGTACCGGGTCTTATCGAAGCTCACAAAGCAGGTCTTAAAGGCATTAGTCGTGATGAATTAGAAGCCCATTATCTGGCCGGAGGTCATGTAGAGAAAGTAGTACATGCACTTGTGTCTGCTTCCAAAGCGAATATTGAACTACCTTTCCAAATGGCTACAGCCATCGACCTTGCTGGTCGTGATGTATTCCAAGCAGTTCAGATGTCAGTAAATCCTAAAGTGATTGACACTCCTCCTGTTACAGCAGTGGCCAAAGATGGTATTCAGCTTATAGCCAAAGCACGTGTTACGGTTCGCGCCAATATCCGCCAATTAGTAGGTGGTGCTGGTGAAGATACCATCCTAGCACGTGTAGGCGAAGGTATAGTTTCATCTATCGGTTCTTCAATTACTCATAAGTCAGTATTAGAAAATCCCGATTCAATATCTAAATTAGTTCTTAGCAAAGGACTGGATGCCGGAACAGCCTTTGAAATTCTATCAATTGATATTGCTGATATTGATATTGGTAAGAACATTGGTGCAGCCTTACAAATGGATCAAGCAAATGCCGACAAGAATATCGCTCAGGCCAAAGCTGAAGAGCGTCGTGCAATGGCGGTAGCTTCAGAACAAGAAATGAAGGCTAAAGCTCAAGAAGCGCGTGCCAAAGTAATAGAGGCAGAAGCCGAAGTACCTAAAGCAATGGCAGATGCATTCCGTAACGGCAATCTAGGTATTATGGATTATTACAAAATGAAGAACATTGAAGCGGACACTTCTATGCGCGACAACATCGCTAAGCCTAATGGTCCAACTTCAAATAAATCTTTAACAGAAGAATAA
- a CDS encoding glycosyltransferase family 2 protein: MDISVIIPLFNEEESLPELYNWIEKVMRTNNFSYEVIFVNDGSTDRSWEVIEQLKAQAGNRVKGIKFRRNYGKSPALYCGFREAQGNVVITMDADLQDSPDEIPSLYHMIIEQNYDLVSGWKQKRYDPLTKTIPTKLFNATARKVSGIKNLHDFNCGLKAYRREVIKNIEVYGEMHRYIPYLAKNAGFKRIGEKTVQHQARKYGTTKFGLSRFVNGYLDLVSLWFLSKFGIKPMHFFGLLGSLMFLLGFISVIVVGASKLYNMYNGMPYHLVTESPYFYLSLTAMIIGTQLFLAGFLGELISRNAPERNNYQIEESI; encoded by the coding sequence ATGGATATATCTGTTATCATCCCCCTATTCAATGAGGAAGAGTCGCTACCGGAACTATATAACTGGATTGAAAAAGTAATGAGAACGAATAACTTCTCTTATGAGGTCATTTTCGTGAATGACGGTAGTACAGACCGTTCATGGGAAGTCATTGAGCAACTCAAAGCACAAGCCGGTAACCGAGTAAAAGGGATTAAGTTTCGTCGCAACTACGGAAAATCTCCAGCACTCTATTGTGGATTCAGAGAAGCACAAGGAAATGTAGTCATCACCATGGATGCAGATTTGCAAGATAGTCCGGATGAAATACCTTCTCTCTATCACATGATTATCGAACAAAACTATGACCTTGTATCAGGATGGAAGCAGAAAAGATATGACCCACTTACTAAAACCATTCCAACAAAACTGTTTAATGCTACAGCCCGCAAAGTATCCGGAATCAAAAATCTGCACGATTTCAATTGCGGACTAAAAGCCTACCGTAGAGAAGTTATTAAAAACATCGAAGTATATGGGGAAATGCACCGCTATATTCCATATTTGGCTAAAAATGCAGGCTTCAAGAGAATAGGAGAAAAAACAGTTCAGCATCAAGCAAGGAAATATGGCACAACAAAATTTGGATTAAGCAGGTTTGTTAATGGATATTTAGATTTGGTTTCTCTGTGGTTTCTCTCCAAATTCGGGATAAAGCCCATGCACTTTTTTGGATTATTAGGTTCTCTGATGTTTCTTCTTGGCTTCATATCTGTCATTGTAGTGGGTGCTTCTAAGTTATACAATATGTATAATGGTATGCCCTATCATCTTGTAACCGAATCTCCCTATTTTTATCTTTCACTCACAGCGATGATTATAGGAACACAATTGTTCTTAGCCGGCTTTTTAGGGGAACTCATTTCTCGAAACGCTCCGGAACGTAACAATTACCAAATAGAAGAAAGCATTTAA
- a CDS encoding DUF4199 domain-containing protein: MLENRNYLQKYAMHFGTYMGIYWVLKFILFPLGLSIPFLLFLFVGLTLGVPFMGYYYTKMYRDKICGGEIRFLHAWIFTVFMYMFAALLTAVAHFVYFRFIDQGFVVNTYTAIIDGFLHSDIAGIETYSSQLKDTMNAISSLSPIEISLQLLSQNVFYGSILALPTALIVMKKKKAA; encoded by the coding sequence ATGCTAGAAAATAGAAATTACTTGCAGAAATATGCCATGCATTTTGGTACTTACATGGGAATCTATTGGGTTCTCAAATTTATCCTTTTCCCTTTAGGGCTGAGTATTCCCTTTTTACTTTTCCTATTTGTAGGCTTAACCTTGGGAGTGCCATTTATGGGATATTACTATACCAAAATGTATCGTGATAAAATATGCGGAGGCGAGATCCGCTTTTTACACGCATGGATATTTACCGTATTCATGTATATGTTTGCCGCTTTATTGACGGCAGTGGCTCATTTTGTTTACTTTCGCTTCATTGATCAAGGATTTGTCGTTAATACGTATACTGCTATTATCGATGGGTTTCTACATTCCGACATAGCCGGAATAGAAACTTACAGCAGTCAATTAAAAGATACAATGAATGCCATCAGCTCACTTTCTCCCATAGAGATCAGCTTGCAGCTTCTTTCTCAAAATGTATTCTACGGAAGCATATTGGCCTTGCCTACGGCACTAATCGTAATGAAAAAGAAGAAAGCAGCCTAA
- a CDS encoding triple tyrosine motif-containing protein, with protein MKNKYSVFRRLLCLLILVYIVTFPVFADWNNFIINYNKNLYGKGSQTWRIAPYNSSWVYFANKNGMLQFDGSSWNLFPLHNHSDVRSVFPSAVEKRIYVGGINEFGYFSPEVGGQLAYTCMSDSLSDAERFIGNIWRIHENDNILYIQGDGKVLKFLNGKYTTIEVQSKIDCSNMVNGVLYIGTDKGVYVLVGNTFFPLRGAESLALKRIRGIIPHKKGVLIVTAYDGLYYYDGKTAVPFMTGAEAFMRENEVFCVATSGGKIALGTVHKGVILIDSKTLDLKYFNENNGLQNNTVLSVSFDALGNLWAGLDNGIDYVCLNSSLTNLYTYPYSFGTGYAAFLSGNTLFLGTNRGLYYTQYPVEQNGNLPDIRTVPNSSGQVWDLCQIGDDLFCLHDRGLFLLKGTHLERVGELSGTWTCKLIMGSKNRMFVGAYDGMYLVEKENGRWHVAGKIQGLFDSCRFFEQESSQVVWILKSATMMRVELDKSLLQVVNIKNYGVEQGFPSDRDVYVSKVNGKIYFATPKGIYQYNEAIDRMEPCREMDYLLNGVNPYLRLLEYNNHLISLSRKEVCIANLRTYKKGSGTVIVPIEMPSVELVQGAERIVPITDSLMVIPNDNGFALLKIPSSTLVKEMNYSMSIRKVFISYPKDSLIYTGNFLGEKQTPKIPYSHNSIRFEYSLSSFVGGEELSYQYRLNGNDWSDFTTSKTKEYSNMPEGEYLFEVKAVFQNGTTVADSFSFRILPPWYRTSIAYGVYFLILLLMLWYIYKWDDIRVNRKKRQAVVEKEKELLLLEREHEEENARKESHIMKLEKERLEHDLQHKSQEMANLMINFVRKNEILTEIKSELLKVISSLRSDKIKESRQMLLLVNNKIDSNMQSDDVLKRIEEQFDLIHNDFMKHLHEKHPDLSLNERMMCAYLKMNLSTKEIAPLLNLSVRGVETIRYRLRKKFSLEREDSLIDYLNLNF; from the coding sequence ATGAAAAATAAATATAGTGTTTTTCGTCGCTTGCTCTGCTTGCTTATTTTGGTTTATATCGTGACTTTTCCTGTATTTGCTGACTGGAATAATTTTATTATTAATTATAACAAAAATCTTTATGGCAAGGGTTCTCAAACATGGAGAATTGCTCCTTATAACAGCAGTTGGGTTTATTTTGCTAATAAAAATGGAATGTTGCAGTTTGATGGAAGTTCTTGGAATCTGTTTCCTCTGCACAATCATTCTGATGTCCGTTCTGTCTTTCCGTCAGCTGTTGAAAAGAGAATTTATGTGGGAGGAATCAATGAATTTGGCTACTTTAGCCCTGAGGTAGGGGGGCAGCTTGCATACACTTGTATGTCAGATTCCTTATCTGATGCTGAACGTTTTATCGGTAATATTTGGAGAATTCATGAAAATGATAACATTCTCTATATTCAGGGAGATGGAAAGGTTTTGAAGTTTCTGAATGGTAAATACACTACAATAGAGGTTCAAAGCAAAATAGATTGCTCGAATATGGTGAATGGGGTGTTATACATTGGTACGGACAAGGGAGTATACGTGTTGGTCGGAAATACTTTTTTCCCTTTGCGGGGAGCTGAATCACTTGCTCTTAAGCGTATACGAGGTATTATTCCTCACAAAAAAGGGGTACTTATTGTTACGGCTTATGATGGGCTATACTATTATGACGGAAAAACTGCTGTGCCTTTTATGACGGGGGCTGAAGCATTTATGAGAGAGAATGAGGTGTTTTGTGTGGCAACCTCGGGGGGCAAGATTGCTTTAGGAACAGTGCATAAGGGGGTGATCTTAATTGATTCAAAGACATTAGACTTGAAATATTTTAATGAAAACAATGGACTTCAAAATAATACGGTATTGTCAGTCTCGTTTGATGCGTTGGGAAATCTTTGGGCGGGATTGGATAATGGCATTGATTATGTTTGCCTCAATTCTTCTTTGACTAATTTGTACACTTACCCTTATTCTTTCGGGACGGGTTATGCCGCTTTTCTTTCAGGAAATACATTGTTTTTGGGTACAAACCGTGGACTTTATTATACTCAATATCCGGTTGAGCAGAATGGAAACTTGCCGGATATTCGTACAGTACCTAACTCTAGCGGACAAGTGTGGGATCTTTGCCAGATAGGAGATGATCTATTCTGTTTGCACGATCGTGGACTTTTTCTTTTGAAAGGTACTCATTTGGAGAGGGTTGGAGAGCTTTCTGGAACATGGACTTGTAAACTAATTATGGGGAGCAAGAACAGGATGTTTGTAGGAGCTTACGACGGTATGTATCTTGTTGAAAAGGAAAATGGTAGATGGCATGTTGCTGGGAAAATTCAGGGATTGTTTGATTCTTGTCGTTTCTTTGAGCAGGAATCTTCCCAAGTTGTTTGGATATTAAAGTCTGCAACAATGATGAGAGTGGAGCTAGATAAGAGCTTGCTGCAGGTTGTTAATATTAAGAATTATGGGGTGGAGCAGGGGTTTCCTTCAGACAGAGATGTGTATGTAAGTAAAGTTAACGGGAAGATCTATTTTGCTACTCCCAAGGGGATTTATCAGTACAATGAGGCTATTGATCGGATGGAACCTTGCCGTGAAATGGATTATTTACTGAACGGTGTGAACCCTTATTTGCGTTTGCTGGAATATAATAACCATCTTATCAGTTTGAGTAGGAAAGAGGTTTGCATAGCTAATCTTCGTACTTATAAGAAGGGGTCCGGCACGGTTATTGTCCCTATTGAAATGCCTTCTGTAGAACTTGTTCAAGGGGCGGAACGAATTGTTCCGATTACGGATTCTTTGATGGTTATTCCCAATGATAACGGCTTTGCTCTTTTGAAAATTCCCTCATCAACTTTAGTGAAAGAGATGAATTACTCTATGTCTATCAGAAAAGTTTTCATCTCTTATCCCAAAGATTCTCTTATTTATACAGGTAATTTTCTCGGGGAAAAACAAACACCTAAAATTCCATATTCTCATAATTCTATTCGCTTTGAATATTCTCTCTCTTCTTTTGTGGGCGGAGAAGAATTGAGCTATCAATATCGCTTGAATGGCAATGATTGGTCTGATTTCACTACCTCGAAGACAAAAGAATATAGTAATATGCCTGAAGGTGAATACCTTTTTGAGGTAAAGGCAGTCTTTCAGAACGGAACTACGGTTGCCGACAGTTTCTCTTTCCGTATTTTACCACCTTGGTACCGTACTAGTATCGCCTATGGGGTCTACTTTTTGATTTTGCTACTTATGCTGTGGTATATTTATAAATGGGATGATATAAGGGTTAATCGTAAAAAACGGCAGGCTGTTGTTGAAAAAGAAAAGGAACTGTTACTCCTAGAGAGAGAACATGAGGAAGAGAATGCCCGTAAAGAGAGTCATATAATGAAGTTAGAAAAAGAAAGACTGGAACATGATTTGCAGCATAAAAGCCAGGAAATGGCTAACTTGATGATTAATTTTGTGCGTAAGAATGAGATACTGACTGAAATAAAATCAGAGTTACTTAAAGTTATCTCCAGCTTAAGAAGTGATAAAATAAAAGAATCCAGGCAAATGCTGCTTTTAGTTAATAATAAGATTGACTCTAATATGCAGTCGGATGATGTGCTGAAACGCATAGAAGAACAATTTGACTTAATTCATAATGATTTCATGAAGCATTTGCATGAAAAGCATCCTGACTTATCTCTTAACGAACGAATGATGTGTGCTTATCTGAAAATGAATCTTTCCACTAAAGAGATTGCTCCTTTGCTTAACCTTTCTGTCCGAGGAGTTGAGACTATTCGTTATCGTCTTAGGAAGAAATTTTCTTTGGAAAGGGAGGATAGTCTTATCGATTATTTGAATTTAAACTTTTAA
- a CDS encoding DUF6452 family protein produces MKNLIKLLFIIILMGPVAGAFVSSCSEETICEGRPSMNCYIYKTKSLTAVNDTLDSLTVTAFGTDSIIINNDKDVHDMLLPLRYTQDYTIFVLHYSAKLRDTIIVEHSNTPKFISMDCGYQMQQSITKVSYSKHKLDSIYISNEEANTSKTENLKLFY; encoded by the coding sequence ATGAAGAATTTGATAAAATTATTATTTATAATAATCTTAATGGGGCCTGTTGCAGGAGCATTTGTTTCTTCTTGTTCTGAAGAAACTATTTGTGAGGGGCGCCCTAGTATGAATTGTTATATCTATAAAACAAAATCATTGACGGCAGTAAATGACACGCTTGATTCTCTCACTGTCACAGCATTTGGAACAGATTCTATCATAATAAACAATGATAAAGATGTACACGATATGCTTCTCCCATTACGATATACCCAAGATTATACTATATTCGTACTACATTATAGTGCCAAGCTAAGAGATACCATCATCGTAGAGCATAGCAACACACCCAAATTCATCTCCATGGATTGCGGTTACCAAATGCAACAAAGCATAACAAAAGTAAGTTATAGTAAGCATAAATTAGATTCAATTTATATATCAAATGAAGAAGCTAACACTAGTAAAACAGAAAACCTTAAGCTTTTCTATTAA
- a CDS encoding DMT family protein, which translates to MSKALFSVLLLVVSNTFMTFAWYGHLKLQEAKVINHWPLIGVILFSWLIAFFEYCAQVPANRMGFEGNGGPFSLMQLKVVQEVITLLVFTLFSTLFFKGEALHWNHLAAFFCLVLAVYFVFLK; encoded by the coding sequence ATGTCAAAGGCTTTGTTTTCTGTATTGTTATTGGTGGTATCTAATACTTTTATGACATTTGCTTGGTATGGCCATTTGAAATTACAAGAGGCCAAGGTGATTAATCACTGGCCTCTCATAGGAGTTATTTTATTTTCCTGGCTCATTGCATTCTTTGAATATTGCGCTCAGGTTCCTGCTAATCGTATGGGATTTGAGGGAAACGGCGGTCCTTTCTCCTTGATGCAGCTAAAGGTTGTTCAGGAGGTGATTACGCTTCTCGTTTTCACCCTGTTTTCTACTCTGTTTTTTAAAGGTGAGGCGCTTCATTGGAATCACTTGGCAGCCTTCTTTTGCTTAGTACTGGCTGTCTATTTTGTTTTCCTAAAATAG
- a CDS encoding DUF6048 family protein encodes MKKLTLVKQKTLSFSIKIVLLLLISTSMHAQSTRPTGRGAGRNNKKEEQKIEYPLYNGTYISADLYGLGSKALGGDFLSSEISIDVNLKNRFFPVLELGYGTTDTWAEDDGINYKTSAPYMRIGINYNTMYKKKRESHLYVGFRYALSSFKYDVSSPSLSDPIWKGNIPNPNLQDGIWGGSVPFNHTGLKGNMQWLELIVGMRVQVYKDFMMGWSVRMKRRLSGSGSEYADPWYVPGFGKYSSSQIGLTYSLIYKLPF; translated from the coding sequence ATGAAGAAGCTAACACTAGTAAAACAGAAAACCTTAAGCTTTTCTATTAAGATTGTGCTCCTTCTTTTGATAAGTACGTCTATGCACGCACAAAGCACAAGACCAACAGGGCGAGGTGCAGGAAGAAACAATAAAAAAGAAGAGCAAAAAATCGAATATCCGTTATACAACGGAACCTATATCAGTGCTGATTTATATGGTTTAGGTAGTAAAGCTTTGGGAGGAGATTTCTTGAGTTCCGAAATTAGTATTGACGTCAACTTGAAAAACAGATTTTTCCCCGTTTTAGAGCTTGGTTACGGCACTACGGATACTTGGGCTGAAGACGATGGCATTAATTACAAAACCAGTGCCCCTTATATGCGTATAGGGATAAACTACAACACAATGTACAAAAAGAAAAGAGAAAGCCATCTATATGTAGGATTTCGCTATGCACTAAGTAGTTTCAAATATGATGTCAGCAGTCCTTCACTAAGCGATCCGATATGGAAAGGTAACATCCCTAACCCTAATCTGCAAGACGGAATATGGGGCGGAAGTGTACCATTCAACCATACGGGGCTCAAAGGAAACATGCAATGGCTAGAACTCATAGTAGGTATGCGCGTACAAGTATACAAAGACTTCATGATGGGATGGTCTGTCAGAATGAAACGCCGTCTCTCTGGCTCCGGAAGTGAATATGCTGATCCTTGGTATGTACCGGGATTTGGGAAATATAGTTCCTCACAAATAGGCCTAACCTATTCTCTAATTTACAAATTACCTTTCTGA
- a CDS encoding NfeD family protein has product MDILIIAALIIAAVVLFLVELFVIPGISIAGVSALVCIVYANYYAFANLGATGGFITLIISAIACIGSLVWFMRSKTLDNLSLKKNITSKVDNSAALKIRVGDKGVCTTRLALIGYAEFDGEVVEVKSTDGFLDSKTPVIVERINDGVILVKKQ; this is encoded by the coding sequence ATGGATATACTCATTATCGCAGCCCTCATTATCGCAGCCGTAGTTCTATTTTTAGTAGAACTATTTGTGATTCCAGGCATTAGTATAGCAGGCGTTTCCGCCTTGGTTTGCATCGTATATGCCAACTATTACGCCTTTGCAAATCTGGGGGCAACCGGCGGTTTTATTACCCTGATTATTTCGGCAATAGCCTGTATCGGCTCATTGGTGTGGTTTATGCGCTCTAAGACTCTTGATAATTTGTCACTAAAGAAGAACATAACTTCGAAAGTGGACAATAGCGCCGCACTCAAAATTAGAGTAGGCGATAAAGGTGTATGCACAACACGCCTAGCTTTAATAGGCTATGCAGAATTCGATGGAGAAGTCGTAGAGGTAAAATCAACCGACGGTTTCCTTGATTCCAAAACTCCTGTAATAGTAGAGCGTATTAATGACGGAGTCATTCTTGTAAAAAAGCAATAA
- a CDS encoding ATP-binding protein: protein MVQFTEEEKLIKRLNKRFSKGVVQYNLIEEGDKILVGLSGGKDSLALVELLGKRMRIFKPRFSVVAVHVVMSNIPYWSDLEYLKEYANSFGIPFLTYETSFDATTDTRKSPCFLCSWNRRKALFTVAKEQGCNKIALGHHMDDILETLLMNMTYQGAFSTMPPKLVMRKFDMTVIRPMCLVHESDLIELAQLRNYRKQVKNCPYEAQSSRSDMKDILHRLETMNPEARYSLWGSMTNVQNDLLPEATTLSD, encoded by the coding sequence ATGGTACAATTTACGGAAGAAGAGAAACTTATTAAGCGTCTTAACAAACGTTTTAGCAAGGGAGTGGTGCAATATAATCTGATAGAGGAGGGGGATAAGATCCTTGTTGGATTGTCTGGTGGAAAAGACTCATTGGCTTTAGTTGAATTATTGGGAAAGAGGATGCGCATTTTTAAGCCCCGTTTCTCTGTTGTGGCAGTTCATGTAGTGATGTCTAACATTCCTTATTGGAGTGATCTGGAATATCTTAAAGAGTATGCCAATTCTTTTGGCATTCCGTTTCTGACTTATGAGACCTCTTTTGATGCTACTACGGATACTCGGAAATCTCCTTGTTTTTTATGTTCTTGGAATCGTCGAAAGGCTTTGTTTACTGTGGCTAAAGAGCAAGGATGCAATAAAATCGCATTAGGACATCATATGGATGATATATTGGAAACTTTGTTGATGAACATGACTTATCAAGGTGCGTTTTCTACAATGCCTCCTAAATTGGTTATGCGTAAGTTTGATATGACGGTTATTCGCCCGATGTGTCTGGTACATGAATCGGACCTGATAGAATTAGCACAACTGAGAAATTACAGGAAGCAGGTGAAAAATTGTCCTTATGAGGCGCAATCGAGTAGAAGTGATATGAAAGATATTCTTCATCGCTTAGAAACCATGAATCCGGAAGCTCGTTATAGCCTATGGGGCAGTATGACGAATGTACAAAATGATTTGTTGCCGGAAGCTACTACTCTTTCGGATTAA
- a CDS encoding CDC27 family protein, producing the protein MKKRPIIFILLCFTMVAASAQSLAEARTMFTKGEYDKAKPVFERYVKSRSSNANYNYWYGVCCVKTGEAAKAVKHLKFATKRKVPKAPLYLANAYNDLYRFDEAVNSYQQYIDFLQKKKKSTEEAEELLKEAKLNARMIKGVEDVCIIDSFVVNKKDFLNYYKISQESGKLFTYNNYFGKQEKSESTVYETQIGNKIYYSETGKDGKLDIFTKNKMPNKWGERVALPENINGTGNANYPYVLTDGQTIYFASDGKGSIGGYDIFVTRYNTNTNTYLTSDNIGMPFNSPYNDYMYVIDEYNNLGWFASDRYQPQGKVCIYVFIPNSSKQIYNYEATDPELMRRLAQLHSLKETWKDTKRVNNAIARLKSVINERPEIRETYDFEFIINDELTYHSIDQFKSSKAKELFRRYKQKSNDYQEQKEKLSKQRELYAEANKTERLKMSPAILDLEKRVEEMATEVKQLAISTRNTEIMYLKK; encoded by the coding sequence ATGAAGAAAAGACCTATTATATTCATACTATTATGTTTTACTATGGTAGCCGCTTCCGCACAAAGTTTAGCAGAAGCTAGAACCATGTTTACAAAAGGAGAATATGACAAGGCGAAACCTGTTTTCGAAAGATATGTAAAATCTCGATCTTCTAATGCCAATTACAACTATTGGTACGGTGTATGCTGCGTAAAGACCGGAGAAGCTGCCAAAGCAGTAAAGCATTTAAAGTTTGCTACCAAAAGAAAAGTTCCAAAAGCTCCTCTCTATCTTGCCAATGCCTACAATGACCTATATAGATTTGATGAAGCAGTGAACAGCTATCAGCAATACATCGACTTTTTACAAAAAAAGAAAAAATCTACTGAAGAAGCAGAAGAATTATTAAAAGAGGCTAAACTAAATGCGCGCATGATAAAAGGAGTAGAAGATGTGTGCATCATAGACAGTTTTGTAGTTAATAAAAAAGACTTCCTTAATTACTATAAAATCAGTCAAGAATCGGGCAAGCTATTTACCTACAATAATTATTTCGGCAAACAAGAAAAAAGCGAAAGCACGGTATATGAAACCCAGATAGGAAACAAGATTTATTATAGTGAAACAGGTAAAGATGGGAAACTCGATATCTTTACAAAAAACAAGATGCCCAACAAATGGGGAGAAAGAGTGGCACTACCTGAGAATATCAACGGAACAGGTAATGCCAATTATCCGTACGTATTAACTGACGGACAAACCATTTATTTCGCATCAGACGGAAAAGGTTCCATCGGTGGATATGACATCTTCGTTACCCGATACAATACAAATACCAACACATATCTTACCAGTGATAATATTGGTATGCCTTTCAATTCGCCTTATAACGATTACATGTATGTGATCGATGAATATAACAATCTTGGATGGTTTGCTTCGGATCGTTATCAACCGCAAGGGAAAGTCTGTATCTATGTATTTATACCCAATTCTTCTAAGCAAATATACAACTACGAAGCCACTGACCCCGAACTAATGAGACGCTTAGCCCAATTACATTCTCTTAAAGAGACATGGAAAGACACAAAGAGAGTTAACAATGCAATAGCGAGACTCAAAAGCGTAATAAATGAAAGGCCGGAAATAAGAGAAACATACGACTTTGAATTTATAATTAACGATGAATTAACCTATCACAGTATTGACCAGTTTAAATCATCGAAAGCTAAAGAATTATTCAGAAGATACAAGCAAAAGTCCAACGACTACCAAGAACAAAAAGAAAAGCTAAGTAAGCAAAGAGAGTTATATGCAGAAGCCAATAAAACAGAACGCTTAAAGATGTCTCCAGCTATTCTCGATCTAGAAAAACGAGTTGAAGAAATGGCCACGGAAGTGAAACAATTGGCAATCAGCACCCGTAATACAGAAATAATGTACCTTAAAAAATAA
- a CDS encoding FAD:protein FMN transferase: protein MENKKSRLHLLWIIPFILGTIYIIRREQQKPYNSIEGLVFGTVYHVTYQYDDDLKPEIDKAFKHFDGSLSTFNDTSVISRVNQNKEVVLDSLFLNVFNRSMQISKETNGAFDITVAPLVNAWGFGFKKRKQVDSLTIDSLMQLTGYEKIAIKDGKVIKQDPRMMLDCSAVAKGYASDYIANLLKSKGIKNYMVEIGGEIVAKGFNPKKEAWRIGVNKPVDDSLSQNQELEAILQLTDVGMATSGNYRNFYYKNGKKYAHTIDPHSGYPVQHSLLSSTVVAKDCMTADALATAFMVMGIEKAEAFADAHPEIEAYFIYSDEKGNLKNYFTKNMKKYVAQE, encoded by the coding sequence ATGGAAAATAAAAAATCAAGATTACATTTATTATGGATTATCCCCTTCATTTTGGGAACCATTTATATTATCCGAAGAGAACAGCAAAAACCTTACAACAGTATTGAAGGCTTGGTTTTCGGGACAGTATATCATGTTACTTACCAATATGACGACGATCTAAAGCCTGAAATCGACAAAGCTTTCAAGCACTTCGATGGTTCATTGTCTACTTTCAACGATACCTCAGTCATTTCACGTGTAAACCAGAACAAAGAGGTTGTTTTAGATAGCCTCTTCCTAAATGTATTTAATCGCTCCATGCAAATATCGAAAGAGACAAACGGCGCTTTCGACATAACTGTAGCTCCTCTAGTTAATGCCTGGGGGTTCGGGTTTAAGAAAAGAAAACAAGTGGACAGTCTCACCATAGACAGCCTAATGCAACTTACTGGCTATGAAAAGATTGCAATCAAAGACGGCAAGGTTATCAAACAAGACCCACGCATGATGCTCGACTGTAGTGCAGTAGCTAAAGGTTATGCAAGCGACTATATTGCAAATCTACTTAAATCAAAAGGCATCAAAAATTACATGGTCGAAATTGGCGGTGAGATTGTAGCCAAAGGATTTAACCCCAAGAAAGAAGCATGGCGGATAGGAGTAAATAAACCGGTAGATGACTCTCTTTCTCAAAATCAGGAATTGGAAGCAATTCTGCAACTAACAGATGTAGGTATGGCCACCTCCGGTAATTATCGAAACTTTTATTATAAAAACGGAAAAAAGTATGCCCACACTATCGATCCTCATTCCGGATACCCGGTACAGCACAGCCTGTTATCGTCTACAGTTGTAGCAAAAGATTGCATGACAGCAGATGCACTCGCTACAGCTTTTATGGTCATGGGAATAGAAAAAGCGGAAGCCTTTGCTGATGCACATCCTGAAATAGAAGCCTACTTTATCTACAGTGACGAGAAAGGGAACCTCAAAAACTATTTCACCAAAAACATGAAAAAGTACGTGGCACAGGAATAA